The following nucleotide sequence is from Candidatus Polarisedimenticolia bacterium.
CGTCGCGCTCGTAGGGTGGCAGTGGGTTCTGGTCAACCGCGTTCTCGCCGGAGCCCGGCGTTCGCCTACGCAGGAGTGAATTCGTGGGCCCAAGTGTTGGTGAGATCGCGGGCGGCCCAGCAATCGTCCGAGGAGGCCTGGTGAACACTTATCAGATTCGGCCGGCGACTCCGCAGGATCTTGATACCGTGCTCTACCACCGCCGGCGCATGTTCGAGGACATGGGCTTCACGGATCACCAGGCGCTTGACGCGATGATCGCAAGCTCGACTCCCCTGCTGCGTCGGGGATTGATGGACGGAACGTACCGGGGCTGGCTGGTCGAAGGTCGTGGTAACCGGGTCGTCGCGGGCGGAGGAGTCATCATTCTGCAGTTCCAGCCGCATCCCAGGGACCCGCAGCCACAGCGTGCCTGGGTCGTGAACATGTTTACCGAACCGGAGGATCGCCGCCGGGGGATCGGCCGGCAGCTCATGGAGGCGATTCTCCAGTGGTGTCGCGCGGAAGGGATGCGTTTTCTCTTTCTGCACGCGAGCGACGACGGTCGCCCTCTGTATGAGAGCATGGGATTCACGTCGAGCAACGAGATGCGCCTTGCCCTCTAAAGGTCGATCGCCGTCGGCATGTCGCCCGAAACCGCACACGATAGCGTCCTTTCTGCTCGCTTGCGGCGGCACCGTGCTGGCCTGCGTCGCCCTGACGACGTCATGCATGCTGGTGGCCTGCTCGCCCCTCGTCCTTGCCTGGCGTGCCCCGGTGCGGATTTCTGGTTACCACGGCGATGGTGCGATTTCCCGCATCCCCCACCCTCTCAATCCGGGATTCAAGGTCGACTTCGAGGAATTTTCGCTGTCGAAGCCGTACAGGGCCACCTATCGGGTCGGAGGACTCCCGCAGCGCCGTCGCTATGATGCCTACAGGGCTGCCATAGTTGTGGGTCTCACGCCGGATGAAGACGCTGCGTGGCCACCCATGCCTGCCTGGGTGACCTCGCGGCCCGTGGGGACGATGACGCTCACACTCAGGGACCCATCGGGAACCATGATGTTTCACGGCAGCCACGAGATAGCGAGCTTGCGATGGAAGAGCTTCATAGACGACCTGCCGTACGGCAGATTTCATTCGCCCAGAGGGGAGAAGGATCCGTCCTGGACGCTTTTTCTCGATTCAGTCGATCTGGAACACCAATCGCCGGCTGAGCTCGAGGCCGACTATGTGCCGGGTCCCGATGCCCCCGACAGGCTGGCCCGGGTCAGAATCTTGGCCGGGGGCTTCGAGTAGCAGGTCATGCAAACAGCGCCCCTTCGGACCATCCTCTGCGGACCACTCTCGTTCGGAAGCTGGTGAAGGCGCGGATCGTGAGAAACGCCGCCCGACATCGGCCCGCGGCGCGCCGCGCGCCGCGCCGCGGCCCGGGATCTTGAGATCGTGCTCTACCACCGCCGTCGAGGCCAATCATGTCAAAGGTGAACAAGGGCGGGTGGAAGACCTGCTCGAGAGGCCACAAATTCAGGAGCCCCGGCGGATGCCTGACCTGATGGAAGGGCCATCGCGCCACCGGGGGTGCGCGTCGGAAGGGTCAACGGGTTCGTTCGCACGTGTCGCGCGGACCGGGCTCATCTCGGGGCGCCAGGTGACATCGCCTCGAAGCCGCCGCCGCGCAGAGCATGGGAGTCGCGTCATGACGGATTCAACGTCCAGACCCTCCCCTGACCCCGGCCGGTGCGAATGGGGAGTGGAAAGACGGCCTCGACGGCTGGATCGTCGACCTGCCCGCTCCACGGGAGCGTGGCGAAAACGACCGCTTGCAGGTCTTCCTGTACTGTGCGGACGTCGCCAGCGTTTGCGCCGAGACATACGGGCGGGGCGCCCAGGTCGTCGCCGCCGGTGCAACTCCCTGCCTCTTCCGGGTAGAATCCCCCCCTCGTGCTCCACACAACCCGGGAGGTTCCATGCCCCGCCGTCGCCCGTCCGCGTCGCCGATCCGGCTCATCGTCGTGCTCCTGTGCGCCATCCCGCTGATCATGGAGGCCCGCCCCGCCGAGAAGACCCGCGACAGGTCCGCCCCGGCACCGGGCGACCGTGCCCTGACCGCCGACGACTTGAGAGGTCTCTCCTTCAGAAGCATCGGCCCGGCCAATATGGGGGGGCGCGTGGCGGCGCTGGCCTACGTGCCGGGAAGCCGGACGTCGTTCTACGTCGGCTTCGGCATCGGGGGCGTCTTCAAGACCGAGAACCTCGGGGTCACGTTCAGCCCGGTCTTCGACGACCAGCCGAACCTGTCGATCGGCGCCATCGCCGTGGCCGACGCGCCGGAGAGCTGGCCCGGGT
It contains:
- a CDS encoding GNAT family N-acetyltransferase, translating into MNTYQIRPATPQDLDTVLYHRRRMFEDMGFTDHQALDAMIASSTPLLRRGLMDGTYRGWLVEGRGNRVVAGGGVIILQFQPHPRDPQPQRAWVVNMFTEPEDRRRGIGRQLMEAILQWCRAEGMRFLFLHASDDGRPLYESMGFTSSNEMRLAL